A genomic segment from Aegilops tauschii subsp. strangulata cultivar AL8/78 chromosome 1, Aet v6.0, whole genome shotgun sequence encodes:
- the LOC109783777 gene encoding uncharacterized protein, protein MPDFPYPDSDGQGKHPVPLDCRHGRVLIHMVQDERLVFVVSDPVTGDRHVLPAPGIVWLICTAAVFCAADGCQHLDCQGGPFRVAFLATDDDDRIVKASVYSSVTGAWSAPVSLDDGCECYAQHMRDDIAENLHHLPYVMPRRVAVIGDEVYFTLWSAHKIVKYDLPNNCLSMINPPPHTRSPIALMVMEDSSLGFACTESSSLYMWSRKVNSEAAAEWVKCRSIELETIVPVVDPDYQPFVVGSAEGVGVIFINTDAGLFTLELKSGRVRKVDEPAQYFSVLPYMSFYTPDRGILLALSKTH, encoded by the coding sequence ATGCCGGACTTCCCCTACCCGGACTCCGACGGCCAGGGCAAGCACCCCGTTCCCCTCGACTGCCGCCACGGCCGCGTGCTCATCCACATGGTGCAGGACGAGCGCCTGGTCTTCGTCGTCTCGGACCCCGTCACGGGCGACCGGCACGTCCTGCCCGCGCCGGGCATCGTCTGGCTCATCTGCACCGCCGCGGTCTTCTGCGCCGCCGATGGCTGCCAACATCTCGACTGCCAAGGCGGCCCCTTCCGCGTGGCCTTCCTGGCCACCGACGACGACGACCGTATCGTTAAGGCGAGCGTGTACTCGTCGGTGACAGGTGCGTGGAGTGCGCCAGTATCTCTCGACGATGGTTGCGAATGCTATGCCCAGCACATGCGAGATGACATTGCAGAAAACCTCCACCACCTACCCTATGTCATGCCTCGCCGAGTAGCCGTCATTGGAGATGAGGTCTACTTCACGCTTTGGTCTGCTCACAAAATCGTCAAGTACGACTTGCCAAACAACTGCTTATCCATGATTAACCCGCCGCCACACACTAGGAGCCCAATTGCTCTCATGGTGATGGAGGACAGTTCGCTGGGGTTTGCCTGCACTGAGAGTTCTAGTCTTTATATGTGGTCAAGGAAGGTGAATTCAGAAGCAGCTGCTGAATGGGTAAAATGCAGGAGCATCGAGCTGGAGACAATTGTGCCCGTTGTGGATCCAGATTACCAACCATTTGTGGTTGGTTCCGCAGAGGGTGTGGGTGTCATCTTCATAAACACAGATGCTGGCTTATTCACTCTAGAGCTGAAGTCAGGGCGAGTCAGGAAGGTTGATGAGCCCGCACAGTACTTTAGCGTCCTACCCTACATGAGCTTCTACACTCCAG
- the LOC109783780 gene encoding uncharacterized protein — MGSSRVEGLIPFIYKAIKEHRRSSSRAAYRGAEAEDDVDLGDTDQRRRWLEQELRSPLNAAAAPASTQAHGRNRSLEELAGQVGLSPGRRLPLPKARSVRAFACIGAGAA, encoded by the coding sequence ATGGGCAGTTCACGGGTGGAAGGCCTCATCCCCTTCATCTACAAGGCCATCAAGGAGCACCGCCGGAGCAGCAGCCGGGCCGCCTACCGGGGCGCGGAGGCGGAGGACGACGTGGACCTCGGCGACACGGACCAGAGGCGGCGCTGGCTGGAGCAGGAGCTGCGGTCACCGCtcaacgccgccgccgccccggcgtCGACACAGGCGCACGGGCGGaaccggtcgctggaggagctgGCCGGCCAGGTGGGGCTCTCGCCGGGCCGGCGGCTGCCGCTGCCCAAGGCCAGGAGCGTCCGCGCCTTCGCCTGCATCGGCGCCGGCGCCGCGTGA